Proteins from one Diorhabda carinulata isolate Delta chromosome 10, icDioCari1.1, whole genome shotgun sequence genomic window:
- the LOC130898716 gene encoding uncharacterized protein LOC130898716: MSRNILCRETFIYLHTTYRNYASHRQPGKFMNKVLNNTKKKRFGYHDPVVKISDTFSKHKSSKLTTNPKRVAVLNKLFMRNITDLMSTETYASQVLGLGIEINRVQVTSDFKILNVFWTSSNTEQDKVENILSKNAGLLRHELSQLRLMGNVPIIKFVKDKHYANLVELNKKLAIADYGDEGPSNIDPAAHLLSEFELALPIDNNLKEELAKLDEESNSEINDPELPVMTHCVFNLNHADIMNNIRKGQKKPRNLDVNDRLVDADWARFKLEQYSNTESIVLEKSKIQRGIFNKFLQDRQLIRKKYKESRYDDSVLDYTEESNEGERTFEIKEAEDFIIEDENKPISEKIE, encoded by the exons atgagtaGAAATATTCTTTGTCgtgaaacatttatttatttgcacACTACGTATCGTAATTATGCTTCGCATCGTCAACCCGGAAAATTCATGAATAAAGTTTTGAATAACACTAAAAAAAA ACGTTTTGGTTACCATGATCCCGTAGTCAAAATTTCAGACACTTTTTCCAAACATAAATCTAGTAAATTAACCACTAACCCGAAACGCGTGGctgttttaaataaacttttcatGAGAAACATCACGGATTTAATGTCTACCGAAACATACGCGTCTCAAGTCCTAGGTTTAGGAATTGAGATAAATCGTGTACAAGTAACAtcagattttaaaatattgaacgTATTTTGGACATCTAGTAACACAGAACAAGACAAAGTGGAaaacattttatcgaaaaacgCTGGATTGTTAAGACACGAATTATCGCAATTGAGGTTAATGGGGAACGTCCCTATCATTAAATTCGTTAAAG ATAAACATTACGCAAATTtagttgaattgaataaaaaacttgCAATTGCTGATTACGGGGATGAAGGTCCTAGTAATATAGATCCTGCTGCTCATTTATTATCAGAATTTGAACTAGCTCTTCCtatagataataatttaaag GAAGAATTAGCTAAATTAGATGAGGAAAGTAATAGTGAAATCAACGATCCGGAATTACCTGTAATGACACACTGCGTGTTCAATTTAAATCACGCGGATATTATGAATAAC aTAAGAAAGGGGCAAAAGAAACCGAGGAATTTGGACGTTAATGATCGATTAGTTGATGCTGATTGGGCTAGATTTAAATTAGAGCAATATTCGAATACAGAATCTATTGTtttggaaaaatcgaaaattcaaaggggaattttcaataaatttttacaagatCGACAG CTGattagaaagaaatataaagaaTCGCGATACGACGACTCCGTCCTGGATTATACCGAGGAAAGTAATGAAGGAGAACGAACTTTTGAAATCAAAGAAGCCGAAGATTTTATTATTGAAGATGAAAATAAaccaatttctgaaaaaatcgagtga
- the LOC130898578 gene encoding HSPB1-associated protein 1 isoform X2, producing MLYEMSEVLLDLKSFLHDKNEPVLITDVLKWGLLNWSLEDWKNVLEEEELEFRLGVFEATEKPQWERTCKLVRNNFDYLLNHVNNNTNEWLYFDYKHLNSWFKNIEQSINWSTIGFPDVKPEDCTIWIGTKGAHTPCHLDCYGFNLVYQIYGKKLWVLFPPEENLLPSRIPYEESSIYSKLNFFSPNLNDFKGISKCRKIELNPGDILFVPHKWWHYVENLTTSISVNVWLPLVEDHEERFKESVVQFFAKQITDLSSNDVNRIILNPNMDDVILESSESLMDILNKCKRICKENLSSKRVLGSKERGETQKIVTDINDFVSTIPVMSKEDFTLFLNKQIDRFNGSKLKEHPVYKKDDNVELFEAITDPRVIELITNILLKK from the exons ATGTTATACGAAATGAGTgaagttttattagatttaaaaTCGTTTTTACATGATAAAAACGAACCTGTATTAATAACTGATGTTTTAAAATGGGGCCTATTAAATTGGTCTTTGGAAGATTGGAAAAACGTgcttgaagaagaagaattagagTTCCGATTAGGAGTTTTTGAAGCGACAGAAAAACCGCAGTGGGAAAGAACTTGTAAATTAGTGAGAAATAACttcgattatttattaaatcacgtTAATAACAATACAAATGAGTGGTTATATTTTGATTACAAACATTTGAATAGTtggtttaaaaatattgaacaa AGTATTAATTGGAGTACAATTGGATTTCCGGACGTTAAACCCGAAGATTGCACCATTTGGATTGGTACAAAAGGTGCACATACACCATGTCATTTAGATTGTTATGGTTTTAACTTAGTGTATCAAATTTATGGAAA AAAATTATGGGTTTTATTTCCACcagaagaaaatttactacCTTCTAGAATACCATATGAAGAGTCAAGTATTTATTcgaagttaaatttttttagtccgaatttgaatgattttaaag GTATATCGAAATGCCGAAAAATCGAATTGAACCCTGGCGATATTCTGTTCGTTCCTCATAAATGGTGGCATTACGTCGAAAATTTAACCACGAGTATATCAGTTAACGTTTGGCTGCCCCTG gTGGAAGATCACGAAGAACGTTTTAAGGAATCCGTTGTACAATTTTTCGCGAAACAAATCACCGACTTATCGAGTAATGACGTCAATAGAATTATTTTGAACCCGAATATGGATGAC GTAATTTTGGAAAGTAGCGAATCGTTAATGGACATTTTGAATAAATGCAAACGtatttgtaaagaaaatttGTCTTCTAAACGCGTTTTGGGGTCGAAAGAGAGGGGGGAAACGCAAAAAATCGTTACGGATATAAACGATTTCGTGTCCACTATTCCGGTGATGTCGAAAGAGGATTTTACGCTCTTCTTAAATAAACAAATCGATAGATTTAATGGTTCCAAATTGAaagaacatcctgtatataaaaaGGATGATAATGTCGAATTATTTGAAGCGATAACTGATCCTCGAGTGATTGAACTAATTacgaatattttgttgaaaaaataa
- the LOC130898717 gene encoding myosin-2 essential light chain isoform X1 has product MYLYDIPRKLTLTSVEEFQEAFQLFDNRGDGKIHVAQIGDALRALGQNPTESDVKKYTHQHKPDERVSFEVFLPIYQQISKTRSADTADDFIEGLRHFDKDGNGYISSAELRHLLTTLGEKLTDDEVEQLLLGHEDSHGNVNYEEFVKAIMSG; this is encoded by the exons ATGTATCTATACGATATTCCAAGGAAATTAACCCTTACGTCGGTTGAAg aatttCAGGAAGCTTTCCAGCTTTTTGATAACCGGGGGGATGGTAAAATTCACGTAGCACAAATCGGGGATGCTTTAAGAGCATTAGGGCAAAATCCTACCGAATCTGACGTTAAGAAATATACCCACCAGCATAAGCCTGACGAAAGGGTGTCTTTTGAAGTGTTTTTACCTATTTATCAG CAAATTTCTAAAACTCGAAGTGCTGATACGGCGGACGATTTTATCGAAGGGTTGCGCCATTTTGATAAAGATGGGAATGGGTATATTAGTTCCGCCGAACTTCGCCACCTTTTGACCACTTTGGGGGAGAAATTGACAGATGACGAG GTGGAGCAGTTGCTTTTGGGGCACGAAGATTCTCATGGGAACGTGAATTATGAAGAATTCGTTAAAGCTATCATGTCGGGTTGa
- the LOC130898578 gene encoding HSPB1-associated protein 1 isoform X1: protein MLYEMSEVLLDLKSFLHDKNEPVLITDVLKWGLLNWSLEDWKNVLEEEELEFRLGVFEATEKPQWERTCKLVRNNFDYLLNHVNNNTNEWLYFDYKHLNSWFKNIEQVRQSINWSTIGFPDVKPEDCTIWIGTKGAHTPCHLDCYGFNLVYQIYGKKLWVLFPPEENLLPSRIPYEESSIYSKLNFFSPNLNDFKGISKCRKIELNPGDILFVPHKWWHYVENLTTSISVNVWLPLVEDHEERFKESVVQFFAKQITDLSSNDVNRIILNPNMDDVILESSESLMDILNKCKRICKENLSSKRVLGSKERGETQKIVTDINDFVSTIPVMSKEDFTLFLNKQIDRFNGSKLKEHPVYKKDDNVELFEAITDPRVIELITNILLKK from the exons ATGTTATACGAAATGAGTgaagttttattagatttaaaaTCGTTTTTACATGATAAAAACGAACCTGTATTAATAACTGATGTTTTAAAATGGGGCCTATTAAATTGGTCTTTGGAAGATTGGAAAAACGTgcttgaagaagaagaattagagTTCCGATTAGGAGTTTTTGAAGCGACAGAAAAACCGCAGTGGGAAAGAACTTGTAAATTAGTGAGAAATAACttcgattatttattaaatcacgtTAATAACAATACAAATGAGTGGTTATATTTTGATTACAAACATTTGAATAGTtggtttaaaaatattgaacaagtGAGACAA AGTATTAATTGGAGTACAATTGGATTTCCGGACGTTAAACCCGAAGATTGCACCATTTGGATTGGTACAAAAGGTGCACATACACCATGTCATTTAGATTGTTATGGTTTTAACTTAGTGTATCAAATTTATGGAAA AAAATTATGGGTTTTATTTCCACcagaagaaaatttactacCTTCTAGAATACCATATGAAGAGTCAAGTATTTATTcgaagttaaatttttttagtccgaatttgaatgattttaaag GTATATCGAAATGCCGAAAAATCGAATTGAACCCTGGCGATATTCTGTTCGTTCCTCATAAATGGTGGCATTACGTCGAAAATTTAACCACGAGTATATCAGTTAACGTTTGGCTGCCCCTG gTGGAAGATCACGAAGAACGTTTTAAGGAATCCGTTGTACAATTTTTCGCGAAACAAATCACCGACTTATCGAGTAATGACGTCAATAGAATTATTTTGAACCCGAATATGGATGAC GTAATTTTGGAAAGTAGCGAATCGTTAATGGACATTTTGAATAAATGCAAACGtatttgtaaagaaaatttGTCTTCTAAACGCGTTTTGGGGTCGAAAGAGAGGGGGGAAACGCAAAAAATCGTTACGGATATAAACGATTTCGTGTCCACTATTCCGGTGATGTCGAAAGAGGATTTTACGCTCTTCTTAAATAAACAAATCGATAGATTTAATGGTTCCAAATTGAaagaacatcctgtatataaaaaGGATGATAATGTCGAATTATTTGAAGCGATAACTGATCCTCGAGTGATTGAACTAATTacgaatattttgttgaaaaaataa
- the LOC130898717 gene encoding myosin-2 essential light chain isoform X2, with protein MANYSEDQMAEFQEAFQLFDNRGDGKIHVAQIGDALRALGQNPTESDVKKYTHQHKPDERVSFEVFLPIYQQISKTRSADTADDFIEGLRHFDKDGNGYISSAELRHLLTTLGEKLTDDEVEQLLLGHEDSHGNVNYEEFVKAIMSG; from the exons ATG GCAAACTATTCCGAAGACCAGATGGCCG aatttCAGGAAGCTTTCCAGCTTTTTGATAACCGGGGGGATGGTAAAATTCACGTAGCACAAATCGGGGATGCTTTAAGAGCATTAGGGCAAAATCCTACCGAATCTGACGTTAAGAAATATACCCACCAGCATAAGCCTGACGAAAGGGTGTCTTTTGAAGTGTTTTTACCTATTTATCAG CAAATTTCTAAAACTCGAAGTGCTGATACGGCGGACGATTTTATCGAAGGGTTGCGCCATTTTGATAAAGATGGGAATGGGTATATTAGTTCCGCCGAACTTCGCCACCTTTTGACCACTTTGGGGGAGAAATTGACAGATGACGAG GTGGAGCAGTTGCTTTTGGGGCACGAAGATTCTCATGGGAACGTGAATTATGAAGAATTCGTTAAAGCTATCATGTCGGGTTGa
- the LOC130898579 gene encoding alpha-mannosidase 2, with product MRLKKAIVIFISLIIIGVVFMLYTLNDLEMPTRKSLAEDDIANNKWLHFEDKIKHLEDDLNKHHNAVYEIKEAVKNLMRSSSFKRNLVPFDVKTKLQVVSQFKYDNTCPFQINMKPKTVIQMLDLYENLNFDNIDGGVWKQGWRIEVDEKQWNRRNKLKVFVVPHSHNDPGWIKTFEDYYATQTKHILDNMLVKLPEDSRRKFIWAEISFFSLWWDELKEDDRYQVERLIRNNQLEIVTGGWVMNDEANSHWQSILNQLTDGHQWLKKNLNYTPVSHWSIDPFGLSLTQPMLLKNMGLKNMLIQRVHYSVKKQLASTKMLEFRWRQLWDNKGDTEILTHMMPFYSYDIPHTCGPDPKICCQFDFKRLPNHGFTCPWRVPPQVITEKNVAERAELLLDQYRKKSRLFDTNVVLAPLGDDFRYDHPTEWDVQYNNYQKLFDYMNSNVKLNVQAQFGTLTDYFNELRKSRKLSDFPTLSGDFFTYADRDDHYWSGYYTSRPFYKRMDRILLAYVKAAESIYTLTHISNKPGADWISNETTGIEKILMTSRHALSLFQHHDGITGTARNHVVIDYAEKMRSAIRGCQQVVQLCAHVLLNGFRNETPDKEAVYYNIADGGASQDGHYEIIIGYPEISSKKIVVYNSLTFSRREVVTFYISTPFVEVRDSEGNRIKCQLSPIFEYGPSMSQTKYQLSFASNVPPLSLTAYTINALLETDVPSETVFSAVTILNHYGEIKPPVGFRPEVTAAPKEFSLQNGRVVASFGKLGLLKSMKIDGKIYPVHLDFAKYGVAVRKNSETSGAYLFVPDGEAVPVLAENVVVNVIEGPIVSSVSVQLPYVRHKAVLYNTTGGDGLGIELHNLVDITKTRNFELVMRLSTNINSSDEFYTDDNGYQILKRKRFKKLPLQANYYPIPTMAYIEDAATRLTITTATPLGCSSLTPGRIEVMLDRRLNQDDNLGLGQGVQDNRPIEHAFRILIETKRDNCETGSKQHPAGFSSIAAHVTSQTLLNPLVKLSKSIDDDSESISGGYRLIDDFGIDYSMPVIKSNVRFGDRNYFGIVVFRRYLDVCFDDEDILRRFRLSDGSVSLEKLVPENRRKYLRKATLSFLRLENLVGNEKSIELCPMEMRAFVF from the exons atgaggTTGAAAAAAGCTATTGTAATATTcatatctttaataataattggTGTAGTGTTTATGTTATATACTCTAAATGACCTGGAAATGCCCACTAGGAAATCATTAGCTGAAGACGATATAGCAAAC aacaAATGGCTTCATTTTgaagacaaaataaaacatcttGAAGACGATTTGAACAAACATCACAACGCTGTGTACGAAATTAAAGAAgcagtgaaaaatttgatgcGTTCCAGTTCATTTAAACGTAACTTAGTGCCTTTCGATGTTAAAACGAAACTGCAAGTTGTATCTCAGTTTAAATATGATAATACTTGTCCGTTTCAAATAAACATGAAACCAAAAACTGTAATACAGATGCTAGATTTATATGAGAATCTCAATTTTGATAACATCGACGGGGGCGTTTGGAAACAGGGTTGGAGGATAGAAGTTGATGAAAAACAGTGGAACCGGCGTAATAAACTGAAG gttttcgTTGTTCCACATTCCCATAACGATCCAGGTTGGATAAAGACTTTCGAGGATTATTACGCAACTCAAACTAAACATATTTTGGATAATATGTTGGTGAAATTGCCCGAGGATTCGAGAAGGAAGTTTATTTGGGcggaaatatcgtttttttcgTTATGGTGGGACGAGCTGAAAGAGGACGATCGTTATCAAGTGGAAAG ATTGATAAGGAATAATCAGTTGGAAATAGTCACAGGGGGTTGGGTTATGAACGACGAGGCGAATTCCCATTGGCAATCAATATTAAACCAACTTACAGACGGGCATCaatggttaaaaaaaaatttaaattacacCCCAGTAAGTCATTGGTCTATTGATCCTTTCGGGTTGAGTTTGACACAACCGATGCTGCTAAAAAATATGGGgttgaaaaatatgttgatacAGAGGGTGCATTATTCCGTTAAAAAGCAATTAGCCAGTACTAAGATGCTGGAATTTAGATGGAGGCAGCTTTGGG ATAACAAAGGAGACACTGAAATATTAACTCACATGATGCCTTTTTATTCTTACGACATTCCGCACACGTGTGGCCCCGATCCGAAAATTTGTTGTCAATTCGATTTCAAAAGACTTCCGAATCACGGGTTTACTTGTCCTTGGAGGGTCCCTCCGCAAGTGATTACCGAAAAAAATGTAGCGGAAAG agcGGAGCTACTTTTAGATCAGTACAGGAAGAAATCGAGGTTGTTTGATACGAACGTGGTACTCGCCCCGTTGGGGGACGATTTTAGGTACGATCATCCCACGGAATGGGACGTCcagtataataattatcaaaaattgttcGATTATATGAATTCGAATGTTAAATTGAACGTGCAG GCTCAGTTTGGTACTTTGACGGATTATTTCAACGAGTTGAGGAAAAGTAGGAAACTTTCGGATTTTCCGACGCTTTCCGGGGATTTTTTCACTTACGCCGATCGCGACGATCATTATTGGAGTGGTTATTATACTTCGAGGCCATTTTACAAAAGGATGGATCGGATTTTGTTGGCATACGTTAA GGCAGCTGAATCAATATACACATTGACACATATAAGTAATAAACCGGGTGCCGATTGGATTTCGAATGAGACAACCggtatagaaaaaattttaatgacgTCACGACACGCCCTTTCCCTATTCCAACACCACGACGGCATCACCGGAACCGCTCGAAATCACGTCGTAATCGATTACGCCGaaaa gATGCGATCGGCGATTCGTGGATGTCAACAAGTCGTTCAACTTTGCGCTCACGTTCTGTTGAACGGTTTTCGAAACGAAACGCCCGATAAGGAGGCGGTGTATTACAACATCGCCGACGGGGGGGCGTCGCAAGACGGACATTACGAAATTATAATCGGATATCCGGAAATTagtagtaaaaaaattgttgtttataattCTTTGACGTTTAGTCGACGGGAGGTGGTGACTTTTTATATATCGACGCCGTTTGTTGAG gTACGAGATTCGGAAGGAAACAGAATAAAATGCCAATTATCTCCGATATTCGAATACGGCCCCTCGATGTCCCAAACAAAATACCAATTATCCTTCGCGTCCAACGTACCGCCCCTAAGTCTCACCGCCTACACGATAAACGCCCTACTAGAAACCGACGTCCCCAG CGAAACCGTCTTCTCCGCCGTCACCATTTTGAACCATTACGGCGAAATTAAACCGCCAGTCGGTTTCCGACCGGAAGTTACCGCCGCCCCCAAAGAATTTTCCTTGCAGAACGGCCGAGTTGTCGCATCGTTCGGAAAACTCGGTTTactgaaatcgatgaaaatcgaCGGGAAAATTTATCCGGTGCATTTGGATTTCGCCAAATACGGTGTTGCCGTTAGGAAGAATTCGGAAACTAGCGGCGCTTATTTGTTCGTACCTGACGGGGAGGCGGTTCCGGTTCTGGCGGAAAACGTAGTCGTTAATGTGATCGAAGGGCCTATTGTGTCGTCGGTGTCGGTACAGTTGCCTTATGTCCGACATAAGGCCGTTCTGTATAATACTACAG GTGGAGACGGTTTGGGTATAGAACTCCACAATTTGGTGGATATAACGAAAACTCGTAATTTCGAACTCGTTATGAGATTGTCGACGAACATTAACAGTTCCGACGAATTTTATACTGATGATAACGGTTATCAG ATACTAAAACGAAAGAGATTCAAAAAACTGCCCCTACAAGCCAACTACTACCCCATACCGACGATGGCGTACATCGAAGACGCCGCCACCCGCCTCACCATAACCACCGCCACCCCATTGGGCTGTAGCTCCCTAACCCCCGGTcgaattgaggttatgttagatCGGCGATTAAACCAAGACGACAATTTGGGGTTGGGACAAGGCGTCCAAGATAACCGACCAATCGAACACGCATTCCGTATACTAATCGAAACAAAACGCGACAATTGCGAG ACCGGATCGAAACAACACCCCGCCGGTTTTTCATCGATTGCCGCCCACGTAACGTCCCAAACTCTCTTGAATCCCCTCGTAAAACTATCGAAATCGATCGACGACGATTCCGAATCGATTTCGGGCGGTTATCGATTAATCGATGATTTCGGTATCGATTATTCGATGCCGGTAATTAAATCGAATGTTCGATTTGGCGATCGGAATTATTTCGGAATCGTCGTTTTTCGTCGATATCTCGATGTTTGTTTCGATGACGAGGATATTTTGAGGCGGTTTCGTTTGAGCGACGGTTCG GTGTCTTTGGAGAAATTGGTGCCGGAAAATAGGaggaaatatttgagaaaagcGACGTTGTCGTTTCTTCGTTTGGAAAATTTGGTAGgaaatgaaaaatcgattgaattgTGTCCTATGGAGATGCGAGCTTtcgttttttga